In Rhododendron vialii isolate Sample 1 chromosome 9a, ASM3025357v1, the following are encoded in one genomic region:
- the LOC131300030 gene encoding probable aquaporin TIP5-1, producing the protein MALLTSRLEHAIKPDALRAYLAEFISTFLFVFAAVGSTVASKKMMPDATTEPSALVAVAVANAFALSVAVYIATNVSGGHVNPAVTFGMAVGGHISVPMAIFYWISQLLASVMACLLFKVTTVSQHIPTHGIQQEMTGFGASVLEGLMTFTLVYTFYAARDPRRGPLGAIGPLVIGLVSGANVLASGPFTGGSMNPAYSFGSALIGGRFKNQAVYWIGPLIGAGLAGVVYDNVVFAVQIADGIGV; encoded by the exons ATGGCATTGCTAACGTCCCGTTTGGAGCACGCGATAAAGCCCGACGCTCTGAGGGCGTACCTTGCAGAGTTCATCTCCACATTTCTCTTCGTTTTCGCGGCCGTTGGCTCAACCGTGGCCTCAA AGAAAATGATGCCAGATGCTACAACAGAACCATCAGCCTTAGTAGCAGTTGCAGTAGCGAATGCGTTTGCATTGTCAGTGGCCGTTTACATCGCCACCAACGTCTCCGGCGGCCACGTCAACCCGGCTGTCACGTTTGGGATGGCGGTGGGCGGTCACATTAGCGTCCCCATGGCTATTTTCTACTGGATTTCACAGCTGCTTGCCTCGGTTATGGCTTGTCTTCTCTTCAAAGTCACCACAGTCTCACAG CATATTCCCACCCATGGAATTCAACAAGAAATGACCGGGTTTGGAGCATCCGTTTTAGAAGGGCTTATGACCTTCACTTTGGTGTACACATTCTACGCAGCCAGGGACCCGCGACGCGGTCCGTTGGGTGCCATTGGGCCCTTGGTAATTGGGTTGGTTTCCGGAGCCAATGTACTGGCAAGCGGCCCATTTACAGGTGGGTCGATGAACCCAGCTTACTCATTTGGGTCTGCTCTCATTGGTGGGAGATTCAAGAACCAAGCAGTCTACTGGATCGGACCCTTGATTGGGGCCGGTCTTGCCGGCGTAGTGTATGACAATGTGGTGTTTGCCGTTCAGATTGCAGATGGAATTGGGGTTTAA
- the LOC131300031 gene encoding GDP-mannose transporter GONST3: MPNDVETTKDGEAQKGSDGGPDSLSHSGETQVTWYSVLLQQASVYGIAVGYCISASLLSIINKWAVMKFPYPGALTALQYFTSAAGVFLCGRLKLIEHEPLELLTMWRFLPAAFIFYLSLFTNSELLLHANVDTFIVFRSAVPIFVAIGESLYLHRPWPTMRTWISLSTIFGGSVLYVLTDYQFTLMAYSWALAYLVSMSIDFVYIKHVVMTIGLSTWGLVLYNNLEALLLFPLELLVMGELKKIKHEISDKSDWYSFQVVLPVGLSCLFGLAISFFGFSCRRAISATGFTVLGIVNKLLTVVINLVIWDKHSTFVGTVGLLICMIGGIMYQQSTSNKPKAVTEASSPESEQEQQKLLELQSTEESKDVEKQVTDLGEGK; the protein is encoded by the coding sequence ATGCCCAATGATGTGGAAACTACCAAAGATGGTGAGGCCCAGAAAGGGTCGGACGGAGGTCCAGATTCCCTTTCCCATTCCGGTGAAACTCAAGTCACTTGGTACAGTGTCTTACTCCAGCAAGCATCAGTATATGGCATTGCTGTAGGATACTGCATTTCAGCATCATTACTTTCTATCATCAACAAATGGGCCGTGATGAAATTTCCCTATCCTGGTGCACTGACTGCTTTACAATACTTCACAAGTGCAGCTGGTGTCTTCCTTTGTGGAAGGCTCAAGCTTATAGAACACGAACCTTTAGAGCTTCTCACAATGTGGCGATTCCTGCCAGCAGCATTTATATTctacctctctctcttcacGAACAGTGAGCTTCTCCTCCATGCCAATGTCGACACCTTTATTGTCTTCCGGTCAGCTGTCCCCATCTTTGTTGCAATAGGAGAGAGCCTTTATTTGCACCGACCATGGCCCACAATGAGGACTTGGATCTCACTTTCCACCATCTTTGGTGGTAGTGTGCTTTATGTCTTAACAGATTACCAGTTCACACTCATGGCTTATAGTTGGGCCTTGGCTTATTTAGTGAGCATGTCTATAGATTTTGTTTACATTAAGCATGTGGTTATGACCATTGGATTGAGCACATGGGGTCTTGTGCTGTACAACAATCTTGAAGCTCTACTACTCTTTCCACTTGAGCTACTTGTCATGGGGGAGTTAAAGAAGATAAAGCACGAAATCTCCGACAAATCCGATTGGTATTCTTTCCAGGTGGTTTTACCAGTTGGGTTatcttgtttgtttggtttagcaATCTCCTTCTTTGGGTTTTCTTGTCGGAGAGCTATTTCAGCAACAGGTTTTACTGTTCTTGGGATAGTGAACAAGCTATTGACAGTTGTGATAAATCTGGTTATTTGGGACAAGCATTCAACTTTTGTGGGTACGGTTGGGCTTTTAATTTGTATGATAGGTGGGATTATGTACCAACAGTCCACAAGCAACAAACCTAAGGCTGTGACAGAAGCAAGTTCACCAGAGAGTGAACAAGAACAACAGAAGCTACTTGAATTGCAGAGCACAGAGGAAAGTAAGGATGTTGAGAAACAAGTTACAGACTTGGGAGAGGGAAAGTAA
- the LOC131300032 gene encoding cell number regulator 6-like: MADGSVPSRYVKLTKDQAPLEDIKPGELNQPIDVPQLHVHKCNECGQALPESFEPPGDEPWTTGIFGCTEDTESCWTGLFCPCVLFGRNVERLREDTPWTTPCICHAIFIEGGIALAAATAVFHGIDPKTSFLIYEGLLFSWWMCGIYTGLFRQSLQKKYHLKNSPCDPCAVHCCMHWCALCQEHREMKGRLSDDLVTPMTIVNPPPVQEMNSADESHDTTAPSSAKSVDHTNLEMQPL; this comes from the exons ATGGCGGATGGGAGCGTTCCGTCGCGTTATGTGAAGCTTACCAAAGATCAAGCGCCTTTGGAAGACATTAAGCCCGGTGAACTTAATCAGCCCATCGATGTTcctcag TTGCATGTTCACAAGTGCAATGAATGCGGGCAAGCGTTACCCGAAAGCTTTGAGCCTCCCGGAGATGAGCCTTGGACAACTGGGATTTTCGGTTGCACCGAAGATACTGAGAGTT GCTGGACAGGTCTTTTCTGCCCGTGTGTTTTGTTTGGACGTAATGTTGAAAGATTGAGAGAAGATACCCCTTGGACTACACCATGCATTTGTCATGCTATTTTTATTGAAGGAGGTATTGCACTAGCAGCAGCAACGGCAGTATTTCATGGCATTGACCCGAAGACTTCATTTCTTATTTACGAGGGTTTGCTTTTTAGCTGGTGGATGTGTGGCATATACACTGGTCTCTTTCGGCAGTCTTTGCAGAAGAAGTATCATCTCAAG AACTCACCATGTGACCCGTGCGCGGTGCACTGCTGTATGCACTGGTGTGCCTTGTGCCAAGAGCACAGGGAGATGAAGGGACGCCTGTCGGATGATCTTGTTACGCCCATGACCATTGTCAACCCTCCACCTGTTCAAGAAATGAATTCTGCGGACGAAAGCCATGATACTACTGCACCGTCCTCTGCAAAAAGCGTTGATCACACCAATTTGGAGATGCAACCCTTGTAG